A single window of Camelus ferus isolate YT-003-E chromosome 7, BCGSAC_Cfer_1.0, whole genome shotgun sequence DNA harbors:
- the LOC102507873 gene encoding LOW QUALITY PROTEIN: 60S ribosomal protein L29 (The sequence of the model RefSeq protein was modified relative to this genomic sequence to represent the inferred CDS: substituted 1 base at 1 genomic stop codon), giving the protein MAKSKNHITYNQSRKWHRNGIKKPQSQXYESLKGVDPKFLRNMCFAKKHNTKDLKKMQANNAKAMSARAEAVKALIKPKKVKPNIPKGNSHKFSRLAYIAHPKLGKCALAHIAKGLRLCHPKAKDKAQTKAAASDAAAQAPEGVQAPTKAPE; this is encoded by the exons ATGGCCAAGTCGAAGAACCATATCACATACAACCAGTCCCGAAAATGGCACAGAAATGGCATCAAAAAACCCCAATCACAATGATACGAATCTCTTAAGGGGGTAGACCCCAAGTTCCTGAGGAACATGTGCTTTGCCAAGAAGCACAACACAAAGGACCTGAAGAAGATGCAGGCCAACAACGCCAAGGCCATGAGTGCACGTGCTGAGGCTGTCAAGGCTCTCATAAAGCCCAAGAAGGTCAAGCCCAATATTCCAAAGGGCAACAGCCACAAGTTCAGTCGACTTGCCTACATTGCTCATCCCAAGCTCGGGAAATGTGCTCTTGCCCACATCGCCAAGGGTCTCAGGCTCTGTCACCCAAAGGCCAAGGATAAGGCTCAGACCAAGGCTGCAGCTTCAGATGCGGCT gctcaggctcccGAAGGTGTCCAGGCCCCCACAAAGGCTCCAGAGTAG